The region AACAGGTATCCCTGCACGAGATCGCAGCCAAGCGCCTGAAGACGTTCAAGCTGCGCTTCGGTTTCAACGCCTTCTGCAATGACCCTCATATTGAGGCTCTTCGCCATGCCGGTTATCAATTTAACGATATTAAGGGCATCATCCTGCGTGGATATCGGGTTCACAAAGGATTTGTCGATTTTAATTTTATCAAAATTCAGTTCAATCAGCCGTGAGAGCGACGAATAACCCGTCCCGAAATCATCGATTGAAATTTTTACACCCAGCGTTCTTAGCTTTTTGAGAATAGTGATCGGCGTATTGCTGTCACTGAAGAGCGAAGACTCCGTAACCTCTAATTCAAGACGGTTTGCCGGAAGCCCTGTCTCCTTCAGGATGGACTGTACCATCGCCGTAAAGGATTTCGTGCCCAGCTGAACGGGTGAGACGTTAACAGAGATCCTTGCCGGAACCGTCCAGGAGACCGCTTCCCGGCAGGCAAGCTCAAGCACATTTTTGCCAATCTGATTGATCATCCCCGTTTTTTCAGCGACAGAGATAAAGTAATCAGGTGACAGTATCCCCTTAACCGGGTGTATCCAGCGAATAAGCGCTTCGTAGCCGTAAATTTCATTGCTGAATGAATCGACAATAGGCTGGTAATAAACAACGAATTCATGGTTATCGATCGCCAGTGCCATATCATGTTCAAGGGTTCTGCTTTCCTGTAACTTTTGCAGCATCCACTGACGGAAGACTTTTATCTGATGTGAACCCTCTTTTTTGGCTTCGTAGAGCGCCAGATCGGCAAATTTATAAAGATAATCAGAGCGCCTTTCATTATCAGATAAAACAATACCCACACAGGTGGCGATTTTTATCAGCTGGTTATTAATCGTATAGGGCTGGCTGATATGCTCGCTGATCTCTTTGGCGCGCGAAACGGCTGCTGTTTCGGTGAGGCCACTGGACAAAAGGGCGAACTCGTCTCCGCCCAAACGGTAAAACGTATCAGTGGCGCTGCTCATTGAGGTGAGGCGTCTGGATACCTGATTCAACAGCAAATCTCCGGCATCATGGCCATAGGTATCGTTGACCTCCTTGAACCGGTCTAAATCAAATAGCATTACCGTGACAGGGGTGTGGTTTTTATCGGCCTGAAGAGTAATTTTGTTGAGATCGTCCCAGAAGAAAAGGCGGTTCTTCATGCCGGTGAGGGAGTCATGATAAACATCATACTCCAGCTTCGAGTTCTGAATTTGCAGCGTTTCTTTTGATATCTGAAGCTCGTCAGCAAGGCTTTTAACCTGCATGTGCGCTTTGAGAATGTTTTTATTCTGGTAGATCATTAAGAAACCCAGAATAAAGCTTAATATCACCAGTAATAATGAAAGTACCGAATAAATATAATAAAGAATCTGTATTTTATGGTTGGATTCATTAACCGTGTTAATATCTTTCGTTAGTGCCGTTGCAGAAAGTTGGCTCAGCGGTGCGTCGAGATCGTGCATATTTGTCAGGTATGCCTGTAACTCTGGATGGCTCATTTTTTCAAGATGACTATCCAGATAGGCCAGTATTTTCTCTAAGCGAAAAGCAAGCTCCTGATGCGCTTTATCGCTGTCAATATAGCGACCTAAATCTCCCCCATTCATTAAATCGCTCTGGCTTAGCATAATTTCAAGACGCATGCGAACCTGGTCTATCGTAACGTCATCGGTATCGGTTGCGTATAGACCAAGCCATGATTCAAAACGGTAATACTCTGATACCAGTTGTGCCACGGACCAGGACTCAGTGTATTGAGTCAGTTTTTGCAATTCCTGCTGTCGATCGTAAACAAGAAATGCAATATATCCTGTCGTGATAAAAAGAGAAAAAATGATACCAACCAGTATCCTGTTCATTATGTTCTCCTGAACGACTACTCAATCTTCATTTTGCTAACCTGCCATGCTGAACGCGAGTAATAAATTTGATTATTCAACTCAGGAAGACTGTCATAGGGGTATACAATGAATGATGGGCCTTTATCGCGAATGCGCATATATTCGCCATTGATCTTTAAGGCAAGTATGGCGTTGTATTTTTTAAAGTCGCTGAGAGGGATCACGGTAGAGTAATCATTGAGCGCAATAACATTAACATTAGTTCCCTTCGCACCCACATAATCCATGAGTTTATTCATGGGAACACCCTCAAACTTCGTACGACCGTTATACCAAGGAGATGTCGTCTCAAAACTGACCACACCCAGTTTTTCAAGGCTGGCGAGATCAAACACTGCTTTTCCATTTTCATTGGTATTTTCTATATTACCGTAAATCGTTAAAATGGGTTTACCAACTGGTTTTGGCAGTTCGCCAGCCCAGGTTACACTTTGTACGAGACAGCATAACAGCAGTAGGGTTAATCGCATTTTGACCTCCACCTTTTTAACATAAGTATAAGAATTATAATTTAGATATCACACGAGTTGATATATTTTGTTGGGGAGTAAGGGGTTTTATCGTTTTTGTTGAGATAAACGCATTTTAATCAATGGGTTATGTGTTGCGGATGACAGAGAGTTTGACACTCGAGCGACGCTTAACTTTTTGATAAAAGCTAAAATTGTGGGCACAAATGCTCTTCTGTTTAAAAAATAATCGCTTTAATTGATTGATATTAACTTCCACGACAATTTTGGGGTGTCCGTGGCTTTTTGGGGCGCGAATCTGGAGACTAAATACGCGTCCCGGTTGTGTCCGTTGTTTCAGGATGACGACGATAAGCGAGGACACGACCATTCTGATGGTGCGTGTCCCATATCGCTTGCCTTACTTCATGTCATCCTGGATGGCTGACGCCGACTTCCCCCCTTTCGCCATGCTGGAAAACACTGCGTCCCGGTAGATCCACGCATGAACGAGTGCGGCAGAGAGATGGACCAGCACCACAGTAAAAAGCAACTTTGCCAGAAGGCTATGGGCGTCGTGACACCAGGCATACAGCGCTGGGCTGGTCGGGACAATCGCCGGCAGGTTGACGCCATCAAACATCACAATCGGCAGGCCCGCTGCCGACAGTTGCGCCCAGCCCAGCAGTGGCATTGCCAGCATTAACCCATACAACATCCAGTGTGATGCCTTTGCGGCAAGCACCTGCCAGACGGGCAAATCGGCAGGTAGTGGAGGCGTCCGGCTAAGGAGCCGGTTGACCAGACGCACCACTGCCAGCAGTAAAATGGCGATACCCAGCGGCCGGTGCAGGTCGATTAACCAAATCCGGTGATGTAACGACGTCATCATCGCGGCACCGATGAAAAGCATCGCCAGGATCATCCCCGCCATCAGCCAGTGCAGGCTTCGCGCCAGGATATTGAAATGCTGCGGCGCGTGCTCTCGTATATTTTTATTCGGGCTCATTTTACCTCCTGCTTTTGCACGGCTTCAGTGGCCTTGCCGTAGCCGATTTCCCGCTCGCGGCGACTGAAAGAGTGGGAGTAGGCTGCGGAGCGGGCGTTTAAGATGGGATCATCAGACACCGCAACGCCTGCAGGAACGACAGAAGGATCAAAGTTAACGTCGCGGCACGCGCCTATGGATTGTGCTTCGACCCGCGTCACTTCCAGCGTGCCGGCCACCATCTGCTTGCGATCCTCCGGCCATGGCTGGGAAGGATCATCCACCGGATCGCCCGGCTGTGCGAGCTGCAAAACGTAATCCCAGTAGAGTGGCTTCTGCGCCAGACGCTGACGCAGGTTTTCAAACAGGAAGTTGTCATCGGCTTTCTGTCGTTGTTCATCGCTCATAGAAAGGAAAGGCTCGTGCGGACGCATCATCCAGCGAACGGCTTGACGATCCCCCTGCGTGTTCACAAGATAAAAGGCGTTAATGCTGTAAAACGTCGCGCCCGCGAAGCTGCCGGGCGCGGGTTTTTGTGCCGCCCATTTAAGGTATTTCTCCGCCTCCGGGTACGCTTTCAAAAAATCTGCGAGACGCTGCGGATCCGGTTTCCCGGTGGCCGCATCAACAGCCGTGGCTTTTCGCAAGGCCAGAAAACCTTCCGGGCTGTGGGTGGCGAAGAAAGGCTCGTTGTTCATCGCCATTCGCCATTGTTGCTTGTCATCTGTCTTCAGCAGCAGCGCCATGCTCAGGGTTTTGGTCGTACTATCCGGGGCATGCGGATCGCCGGTACCAATAGAGAACCGGCCCACCACGGGCACTTCCTGCTGCGAGAAGAGGCGGGAGGTTGAAAGAGAATCCGCCGATCCGTTTGGCGTAAAGGTGCCGGTAAAGCAGATGCCTTTTCCATGCGCGCGGCGAAAACCCGGCGGGAAGGGTTTCGGTGTTTCACCTACCAGTGCCTGGCTGACCGTGCGTGAACCAAGCCAGCCCGCCGTCCATGCAAAAGCAGATGCCAGCGTACCGGCGACAACGGCGATCGCTGCCAGCGCGCCCCAGGTTTTTTTTGATTTTAAATCCAGTTTCGACATAGACGTTTTTCCGGAACAAAATATCTTCACATGTCATGCACAACGTAGTGCGCGTGACATGTGTTAATACGGTGGCGAATATGGCTCGAGTATAGGAACTAAGGGGCGTAAAGAAAGAATCTCACGAAAAGTTTAAACCTTTCCGCTGTCAAAAAGGCCGGTTTACTCATCGTGTCGGAAGTTATGACCGAGCCGGTGACCCAGCGAGAAATAGTGGCGAAACAGGTAATAGAGGGGATTCCATTTCTGCACGTTAAATTTCACCCCTCTCTGAGTACGAATTAATAATGCCTCAGAAACGTGGACGCAGGTTATCGCGGCATCAACGGACACCAGGTTCCCCTGTGAACCTGTCAGGGGCGCTATACCGCAAACCCGAGCCTCTATTTGTACAGGACACTCTTTAATTCTCAATGAGTTAATCGTTACTGCCTTTTCTTTATGGAAATTTCCGCAGCTAAACTTATCCGGTTCAAAAACATATCCCATCTTTTTCTTCCATTCCGGTGGGGATGCTTTTCCCGTTTTATTTGCGATAGCTTCAATATTCGGCCAGAGCCTGCTGTCCGGAATGTTCAGAACAATATCGGGGTTGCCCATGATATTTTCATAACACTTTCCGGAGGTGCCAGGCCCGAATACGATATTCCGATCAAGGATCCACCACGAGGAGACCGGGCTCAGGTTGGTTGAACCGTCAGGATTTTGGCTGGAGATAATGGCGACCGGTGTACCAAAATATAAAGAAGCAAAATCGACCTGCTGGGTTTTCATTTTATCATCCTCTGATTAACGAAGGCCCAGTCTACGTTGTGCAAACGTGCGTTACTTCGGTGAAGCGTGAAGTAAAATGCGGCTCACGGAATATCCAGGAGCGCAATGTTAACCGCTTCTTCCTGAGCAGGGGGAAGACACCACGTTCAGCCTTTAAGGAAATAAGATCGTGTAAAATCAGGAGCCCCCATATGCTGGGCTCCTGGTTTATTTGCCCTTATTTTTGTAAAGCATCGAGACGCAAGCGCCACAAATCATAGCGTTCCTCTCCCGGTTTAACGACTCCCGCGAAGTGGTCACTGAGGCGACTCGAGGTAAATACAAGGTCTCCGTTCGGACGGATTGCCGGCGTGTCTGGCCAGCGCACCTCTTCGCTTGCCGCAATCAGCGACATGGAAAGGGTCTTAGGGTCGTATCTGACGATACCATTGCGTGTGACATCGGTAATGTAGAGGTTACCTTTTTCATCTGTCACCATACCGTCGGTGTTGCCTCCCACTCTGCCCAGATCGCGGATCTGTTCGGCGATTTGCACATCGGTTGAAGCTGGCTGTCTGAGTATTGCGGTCGGTACCGCATAAGCACGCGTGCCGGTTGTCACTGTCCAGTACAGCGTGTTCGCATCGGGAGAAAGTGCAATGCCATTGATGCCAATCAGCAATGGTTTACCCGGCCATACTTCAGCCCCGTGCGAGACAACGTTAACGCCAGGTTCAATCTGCAGCGCAGGGTGACGATCGAGTACGCGTCGTGCCCTACCGGTGGCGAAGTCCACGACAATCACGCCCACACGGTTTTCCGGCGCACTCCGCGAGCCGCTGTCGGAGATATAGGCGACACGGCGGTTCTCATCGACCACCACATCATTAAGGAAGCTGGCCTTGCGGTCCGCTACGCCATCCAGGGCGATACGTTTGATAGTGCGGCCAGAGTGGAGATCCAGTACAAGCAGTTTCTGCGCCCCCACGGGGGATTCTGTTTCGCCTGCAACAAACCCCATGTCCAGCGCCCATAGCCAGCCGTTTTTACGGTCAACATAAAAACCGAGCACGTTGCGCAGGCTCTCAGCGGGATCGGTGTTTACCGCATTCCCCTCGCGGGAGGGAAACGCCGTCAGGCGGGCAGGGCCAGACTGCGCAGTGGTATCAAGAATGCTTAATGTCGCGGGAGCCGCAGCTGAAACCAGCCGGGGCGTGCTGACAAAGGCCCGGTCCATTGCATCAAAGTGGATACCCGCAATAGGGGCATTGACCGAACCGGAAAACGTCGCCGGTATCTTTCCGTCTTGAGCGGCATCCCAGCTCACGCCGGCGTAGCTTCGCCAGCGCTCCAGAGGCGGGTTATTCGCCGCGTTGACTACACTCGGGAAAGTAAACAATGCCGCCAATGCGATGGCGGGCAGAATAAGGGGGCGGTTGAACATTGAAAGTCTCCGGTGGCACGTTCAGGTGATGAATGTAGGCCACTTTACTCATCGCCCAACGGGAGATAAATTAGCCAAATTGAAAAAGATTTGTTCCTGAGAGAGCAAAATGAGCCGAAAATTCGATTACCTCGGAGACGTTGAAGTCCTCATTGCTGTTGTTGAACATGGCTCTTTTACTGCCGCAGCGGTTGCCCTTTCAACCACTCCTTCGGTACTGAGTCGCGCGGTCACCCGCCTGGAAGCGCGTCTTGGAAGGCAGCTGTTACAGCGCACGACCCGCCGGGTGGGGCCGACTGAAGCAGGGCGCGTCTATCTTGAGCAGGCGCGCTCCGCGTTTTCTCTGCTTGATGACGCCGAACGCGATGGACGCGGTCAGGAGGGCGATCTGACCGGTCGCGTGAAAATGAGTGTCCCGACGACCTATGCCCACTACCGCCTGCCGCCGCTGCTGGCTCGCTTTACCCAACACTACCCGCGCGTTCAGGTTGAATTGAACATTACCAATCGCAACGTTGACCTGATCGCGGAGGGGTTCGATCTGACGATCCGTCTGGGACAGTTGCCTGACAGTGGGCTTGTGGGGCGAAAGCTGGAAGACGCGGCATTGCTTCTGGTCGCCTCCCCGGACTACCTGCATCGAAGAGGGAAACCTCAGACGCTGGAGGAGTTGCTGCGCCATCAGTGCCTGCCGTTTATCATGCCGCGTACCGGTCGCATTGCCCCCTGGGTATTTCGGGATGAAGGGCGCGATATTGACTGGTTGCCGGGGTCAACCATCGAAATATCAGACGATGTACTCGGCGTGGTTTCGCTCGCGGAGCAGGGGATGGGGATCTGCCAGAGCTATGAATTTATCGTCCAGGACAGAATACAGCGCGGCCAGTTAGTTGAGGTGTTGCCACAACTCCGGGGACGGTCGCGACCTTTCTCCGTGCTGTTCGCACCGCACCGACGTCAGTCGGCAGCCACCCGGGCAATGATTGACCTTCTGACCCGGCAAGAATGAGAAGGACGAGTCCACCATGAAAAAAGCGCATTTTTCCTTTTGGATCCCTCTTATCGCGGGCGGGATAGCACTGATATCGGGTTTTGTGGTCTGGTCAGTCAACATTTACCGCGTGACATACCTTTCGATCCGCGGGGAGCAGTACCTTGCCTGTGGGGCGTTGCTGCTGGCGCTGGTGCCGATGGTCTATTTCATCAGAAAGGGGAGACTGAAAGGTAAGCGCCTTGCTGACGCGGTGAAAATCTACCTCGGCTTCTTTATTTGCAGCCTGCCGGGTGCCATGTTCGTGGTCTTTACAGCGGCCTGGCTGCTGGAGGGGGACTATTCGGCCTGGAGCAAACCTTACCGGTATGAGTCCAGTACCCGCCACAGCTGCTCGGGTGCTGAAGTCTACGAGCCGGAATTAAAGAAGGAGATCCGCATCTGTAACCCGCAGGGTAACGTTTATTCCGATACCACCCTGTATGTGGAAAAGCGGAGCAATGCCCTGGGGATTGTGGTGCTCTGGGCTATCACGCGTGCCTGAACCGGGGAAAGTCAGGGCGCGAGAATAAGCGTCAGCCCGCCTCCAGCATCCCAAAGCTCACAATCCGTGCGCGGCCCAGCTCTTTCGCCCGGTACAAGGCCACATCCGCGGCGCGCAGCAGGTTGTCAGTCTGGGCATGTTGCGGGTAGCTGGCAATGCCAATCGACACGTCCACCGGCCCAATCTCGGTCAGACCGTAGCGAATCGACAGCTCATGTACGCCGGTGTAAATCGTCTGCGCGCAGGCGTGCGCCTCTGCTTCATCGGCACCGGAAAGCAGCACCAGAAACTCCTCGCCCCCGTAGCGGAATGCGAGTCCGTTGTCATGGGCAGCCCGCTGGACAATCGACGCCACGCTTTTAATCACCTGATCGCCCGCTTCATGGCCGAAGCGGTCGTTGATGCTCTTGAAGTGATCGATGTCGATCATCATGCAGCTTAACGGTTCGCCGGTGCGCAACGCCTGTGCCGTTTGGGTTTGCAGGGTATCTTCCAGATGATGACGATTACGCAGGCCGGTGAGCGGGTCGAACAAGGCTTTTTCCAGCAACGCGTCGCGCAGACGCTGGTTGGCCAGCGCCAGACCGAGCGCTTCGGCCATCAGTTCCAGATAGGCGCGGGATGGGGCGTTGTCCGCCGTAATATTCTGGAAGGAGAGCAGGCCAATGGCCTCGCCCTGGGCGATAAGCGGCACGCACAGCGAACTATCCGCCTGGGGGGCCGGAAGATGATAGCAGGCGATATCCGGCTCACCGTTTACCGGCGGGTGGCTCTGCCCGCGACGCACGGCCCAGCACTCGTCAGGGTGGAAGCTCGTCTCTTCACCAACCGGTGAAAGCCATTGCGCGACGCAGCGCATCTGCCACGGCTCCCGGTCAAGGACGTAAAGTCGGCCCGCGATCCCCGGCGCAATATTAGGCGCAAAAAGTTCCGCCACGTTAATCACATCGTTAAAGTTCTCACACCCCTGCAGCCGCTGGGTCATGCGCGCCAGCAGCTCGCGGATGGCCCAGTCGGCATCGCGTTCTCTTTCCAGACGCTGTCGCGCCAGGCCGTTTTCGCGGAAGATGCGGATGGCCTGGGCCATATCGCCTATCTCATCAATCTGGTTGAAATTGGGCGTTTCAACCGCGTAATCCTGGGATGCCAGGCGGTGCACCACGTCGCTCAGGCGGACCACGGGGCGCAGCACGCGGCGTTTTAATATAAAGCCGAGAACAAACAGGAACAGCAGGGCGGTCAGGCCGACCATCAGCTCAGAGGCCGTACGCAGCGCTTTCGATTTTTTTGTCGCATCCTGAACGGAGGCGATGACGCGTTTGTCGAGTATCTGGCGGAAGTGATCGAGCTGGCTCTGCGCGCGCTCCAGCTCCTGCTCATAGGGCGCACCGTAGAGCAGCGCAACGGCCTGCGCGTCTTCTCCCTGCGTCGCGCTCGTTAGTGCCGTTTGCTGCTCGTCCTGTAGCTCATCGACGATCTTTATCCCTTCATGCAGCAGGGCCAGTTCTTCATCCGATGCGCCGTTATCCTGCAACTTTTCCAGCCGAAGCTCGATGCTCTTCAGGCTGTTTTCCGCCTGGTTATATTCCTTGAGAACCTGAGGATCTTTTTTAATGACGTACAGTCGTGCTAAATCAGACTGGGCCCAGATATCGGTTTCGATATCTTCCGTGAGCTGATCAAATTTCTGCCGTTGTTCAACGGCCTGACGCTCGAGGGTATCAGCACTGGACGCCATCAGCATGATGATGCCGGAGGCGATGGTCAGGCAGACCGTGGCCCCATAGGCCCAGTTTGTTATCGTTGCGATTCGCACCTGATGATCCTTTTACGACATGAGTAGGATGGCGTTCTTCAAATTATAGAAAACGTCTGATTTAAGGCGAAAAAAAGGCGGCACATCGCCGCCTGGTGTGGTCTATATCGTCACATCCTCACAATTCTGGAGGATTTTTTCCTTCTTCGATGAAGTCGGGGTCCAGCTCTTCGGCGTTACCTTCGTGATCGCGCCCTGAGAAGAGGTTCCAGCAGGCGATAAACAGCGCGGCAATGAGCGGCCCAATCACAAAGCCGTTAATGCCGTACAGCTCCATGCCGCCGAGGGTGGAGATCAGTATCAGGTAGTCCGGCATTTTGGTGTCTTTCCCGACCAGCAGCGGGCGCAGGATATTGTCCACCAGCCCGACGATAATCACGAAGAAGCCGACAATAAACAGCCCTTGCCACAGCTGGTGGGTGGCGAACAGGAAGATGGCGGCGGGCACCCAGACTATCGCCGAGCCGATGGCGGGAACCAGCGAGAGGAAGGCCATCAGCGCGCCCCAGAGCACGCTGCCGTCAATACCGGCAATCGCAAACGCAATCCCGCCGAGGATGCCCTGAACCACCGCCACCGCCGCCGTACCTTTTACCGTGGCACGCGACACGCCGACGAATTTGGCGAACAGATGATGCTTGGCGAAATCAGACAGCGGCAGGGAGTCGAGGATCTGGCGCACCAGATACGGGCCGTCTTTCAGCAGGAAGAACAGCAGATAAAGCATGATGCCGAAGCTTATCGCAAAGCCAAACGTGCCCTTGCCAATCAGGAACGCGCTGCCGGCGAGATATTGCCCGCCCTGCAGGGCGACATCAGAGAGTTTTTTCTGGATCTGCGCCGCGTTGGTCAGGTTGTGATCCGCCAGGAAGCCGCTGGCCCAGTCAGGCAGATGGTTGAAGATGCTTGCCACCACTTCCGGGAACTGGGTGTTGTTCTCCTGAAGCTTCGTATAAACCACGTTCAGCTCAATGGCGAGCGAGGAGAGGATCACCATCAACGGGATAAAGACGATCAGGCAGATAATACCGATGGTCAACAGCGAGGCAAGCCCGTTGCGATCGCCCAGCGCGGTGCGCAGCCTGTTTTTTACCGGGTTGAAGATGACGGTCAGAATGGCGGCCCAGAGTATCGCGGAGAAGTAGGGCGACAGCACGTCGAAGAAGGCCCAGGTCACAAGGGCAAGAATAAAGATAAAGAAACCTTTGGTCAGTCCGTTAAAGCGCATCAGTCAGTCCTGGTTACTAAGAAACTGTGTCGACTATAGAACTGATTGTGAGAATTACCAACCTTGCGCCGGGTAGCGGCTGCGCCTTAACCGTCCTGCGGGCAGTGTTGCGGTATGAATCCGCTCTTCGCGGATACCACTTTCGACTGACCGAAGATCGCCTTTTCCCGCACCATGCTGTAAGTATCTGCTTGCGGAGGTGCTTATGGCCTGGCGTCCGATTCTCTATGTGATCCTCACGACCCACCCCAGACTCAGCGCGAGGCGTGCCCGTTTGCGTCTGGTCATCTAGCTTTTTATTAACAATCGCGGTATAACACACCTTCTTTGGATGTTTAGATGTCCATACGTATAGAAGGTAATATGCAAACACAACAAGAAAATGGGCAGCTTAAGCGCACCATGAAAACACGCCACCTGATTATGCTCTCGCTGGGTGGCGTGATTGGGACAGGGTTATTCTTCAATACCGGATACATCATTTCAACCACCGGGGCGGCGGGCACGCTGCTGGCGTACCTGATAGGCGCGCTGGTGGTCTGGCTGGTGATGCAGTGTCTGGGCGAGCTTTCCGTGGCGATGCCGGAAACCGGCGCGTTCCACGTCTATGCCGCCCGCTATCTTGGCCCGGCGACGGGCTACACCGTGGCGTGGCTCTACTGGCTCACCTGGACGGTGGCGCTCGGCTCCAGCTTTACCGCCGCGGGCTTCTGCATGCAGTACTGGTTCCCCCAGGTGCCGGTCTGGGCCTGGTGCGTGGTCTTCTGCGTGGTGATTTTTGGCCTGAACGTCATCTCTACGCGCTTCTTTGCGGAAGGCGAATTCTGGTTCTCCCTGGTCAAAGTCATCACCATTATCGCCTTTATTATTCTTGGCGGCGCGGCGGTCTTTGGCTTTATCCCTATGCAGGACGGTTCACCCGCGCCGGGCTTAAGCAACATCACCGCCGAGGGCTGGTTCCCGCACGGCGGCCTGCCGATCCTGATGACCATGGTGGCGGTGAACTTTGCCTTCTCCGGTACCGAGCTCATCGGCATCGCGGCGGGGGAAACGGAAAATCCGCACAAGGTGATTCCGGTTGCGATCCGCACCACCATTGCGCGCCTGATTATCTTCTTTATCGGCACCGTGTTTGTGCTGGCGGCGCTGATCCCGATGCAGCAGGCGGGCGTGGAAAAGAGCCCGTTCGTGCTGGTGTTTGAAAAGGTCGGTATTCCTTACGCGGCGGATATTTTTAACTTTGTGATCCTGACGGCGATCCTCTCGGCAGCGAACTCCGGGCTGTACGCCTCCGGGCGCATGCTGTGGTCGCTCTCTAATGAGAAAACGCTGCCGCGCTGCTTTGCCCGGGTGAACAAAAACGGCGTGCCGCTGACGGCGCTCTCGGTTTCTATGCTCGGCGGCGTGCTGGCGCTGTTCTCAAGCGTCGTGGCCCCGGACACGGTGTTTGTCGCGCTGTCGGCGATTTCTGGCTTTGCGGTGGTGGCGGTGTGGATCAGCATCTGCGCGTCGCACTTCGTTTTCCGCCGCAGTCATCTGCAGTCCGGTCAGCCGCTCTCTGCGCTGCAGTATCGTGCGCCGTGGTATCCGCTGGTGCCGGTGCTTGGTTTTATCCTCTGCGTGGTGGCCTGTGTCGGCCTGTGGTTTGACCCGAGCCAGCGCATTGCCCTTTATTGCGGGCTTCCGTTTGTCGCCCTGTGTTATGGTGCGTACTACCTGACCCGAAATATGACATCGCAGGAGCCTGAACATGTCGCAGAATAACCCGCTTACCGCCATCCTTGAAAAACAGCCGTTTGTGGTGCTGGATGGCGCGATGGCGACGGAGCTGGAAGCGCGCGGCTGTAACCTGGCAGACAGCCTCTGGTCAGCCAAAGTGCTGGTGGAAAACCCGGAACTCATCCGCGAAGTGCATCTCGATTACTACCGCGCGGGCGCGCAGGTGGCGATCACCGCCAGCTATCAGGCCACGCCTGCGGGGTTTGCGGCGCGCGGTCTGGACGAAGCGCAGTCCCGCGCGCTGATCGGCAAAAGCGTGGAGCTGGCGCGTAAGGCGCGCGAAGCGTATCTGGCTGAAAATCCGCACGCGGGCACGCTGCTGGTGGCGGGCTCCGTTGGGCCGTACGGCGCGTATCTGGCGGATGGATCAGAGTATCGCGGCGACTACGTGCGTAGCGCCGGGGAGTTTACGGCCTTCCATCGCCCGCGCGTGGAAGCGCTGCTGGATGCGGGCGCTGACCTGCTGGCCTGCGAAACGCTTCCCTCGTTTACCGAGATTAAGGCGCTGGCGGCGCTTCTGGCCGAGCACCCCCGCGCCCGGGCGTGGTTCTCCTTTACCCTGCGGGACAGCGAACACCTGAGCGACGGTACGCCTCTGCGTGAGGTGGTCAGCGCGCTGGCAAACTCTCCGCAGATTGTCGCGCTGGGCATTAACTGCATCGCCCTGGAAAACACCACGGCGGCGCTGAAGCATCTGCAAAGCCTGACGTCGCTGCCGCTGGTGGTCTATCCGAACTCGGGCGAGCATTATGATGCGGTCACCAAAACCTGGCACCACCACGGCGAAGCGTGCGAGACGCTGGCGGGGTATCTGCCGCAGTGGCTTGCTGCCGGGGCTAAGCTGATTGGCGGATGCTGCCGGACCTCGCCGAAAGATATTGCTGAGCTGAACGCGCAGCGCTGAGTGCTTTGCCGGGTGGCGGCTACGCCTTACCCGGCCTACATCTAA is a window of Enterobacter cloacae complex sp. ECNIH7 DNA encoding:
- the mmuM gene encoding homocysteine S-methyltransferase gives rise to the protein MSQNNPLTAILEKQPFVVLDGAMATELEARGCNLADSLWSAKVLVENPELIREVHLDYYRAGAQVAITASYQATPAGFAARGLDEAQSRALIGKSVELARKAREAYLAENPHAGTLLVAGSVGPYGAYLADGSEYRGDYVRSAGEFTAFHRPRVEALLDAGADLLACETLPSFTEIKALAALLAEHPRARAWFSFTLRDSEHLSDGTPLREVVSALANSPQIVALGINCIALENTTAALKHLQSLTSLPLVVYPNSGEHYDAVTKTWHHHGEACETLAGYLPQWLAAGAKLIGGCCRTSPKDIAELNAQR
- the mmuP gene encoding S-methylmethionine permease; the encoded protein is MQTQQENGQLKRTMKTRHLIMLSLGGVIGTGLFFNTGYIISTTGAAGTLLAYLIGALVVWLVMQCLGELSVAMPETGAFHVYAARYLGPATGYTVAWLYWLTWTVALGSSFTAAGFCMQYWFPQVPVWAWCVVFCVVIFGLNVISTRFFAEGEFWFSLVKVITIIAFIILGGAAVFGFIPMQDGSPAPGLSNITAEGWFPHGGLPILMTMVAVNFAFSGTELIGIAAGETENPHKVIPVAIRTTIARLIIFFIGTVFVLAALIPMQQAGVEKSPFVLVFEKVGIPYAADIFNFVILTAILSAANSGLYASGRMLWSLSNEKTLPRCFARVNKNGVPLTALSVSMLGGVLALFSSVVAPDTVFVALSAISGFAVVAVWISICASHFVFRRSHLQSGQPLSALQYRAPWYPLVPVLGFILCVVACVGLWFDPSQRIALYCGLPFVALCYGAYYLTRNMTSQEPEHVAE